The following coding sequences are from one Camarhynchus parvulus chromosome 1, STF_HiC, whole genome shotgun sequence window:
- the KCNE2 gene encoding potassium voltage-gated channel subfamily E member 2 — MTKLQNFTWAVEDIFKETFLNYMNGWRRNMTEAENKLQAEVAAENFDYVILYLMVMIGMFSFIIVAILVSTVKSKRREHSNDPYHQYIVEDWGEKYKNQVLNPEDLKCVIHENLGARDKTSPESP; from the coding sequence ATGACCAAGCTGCAGAACTTCACTTGGGCAGTGGAAGATATTTTCAAGGAAACCTTCCTCAATTACATGAACGGCTGGAGGAGGAACATGACAGAAGCAGAGAACAAACTGCAGGCTGAGGTGGCTGCTGAAAACTTTGACTACGTTATCCTGTACCTGATGGTGATGATTGGGATGTTCTCCTTCATCATCGTGGCCATCCTGGTGAGCACTGTGAAATCCAAGAGGAGGGAGCACTCCAACGATCCCTACCACCAGTACATCGTGGAGGACTGGGGGGAGAAGTACAAGAACCAGGTGCTGAACCCAGAAGATCTCAAGTGTGTGATCCATGAAAACCTGGGGGCAAGGGATAAAACAAGCCCAGAGTCACCTTGA